In one Thermaerobacter sp. PB12/4term genomic region, the following are encoded:
- a CDS encoding ScpA family protein codes for MAYTVRLDQFEGPLDLLLQLIEKQEIDIHDIPIARITEQYLAHLDAMRQLDLEVTSEFVVLAAQLIDIKARMLLPPEPRDGDGEEALEEDPREELVRRLLEYRRYKEAAQYLSQLAESYGGRYPRLAEAVAPLAGDLQGLEGVTLDDLVQAFARILASIRESPEVVVEPEEVTVAQQMEAIMQLVAATAGPVTFRACFSGRARRIEVVVTFLALLELIRLGRVRVRQDRAFGEIVLYPGPAAGQPLDPEREPAAPGTNPAPGGAPGGTPA; via the coding sequence ATGGCCTACACGGTGCGGCTTGACCAGTTCGAGGGGCCGCTGGACCTCTTGCTCCAGCTCATCGAAAAACAGGAGATCGACATTCACGACATCCCCATCGCGCGGATCACCGAGCAGTACCTGGCCCACCTGGACGCCATGCGCCAGCTGGACCTGGAGGTCACCAGCGAGTTCGTGGTGCTGGCCGCCCAGCTCATCGACATCAAGGCGCGCATGCTGCTGCCGCCGGAGCCGCGGGACGGGGACGGCGAGGAGGCCCTCGAGGAAGACCCCCGGGAAGAACTGGTCCGGCGCTTGCTGGAGTACCGCCGGTACAAGGAAGCGGCCCAGTACCTGAGCCAGCTGGCCGAAAGCTACGGGGGCCGCTACCCGCGCCTGGCGGAGGCCGTCGCTCCCCTGGCGGGGGACCTGCAGGGACTGGAAGGGGTGACCCTGGACGACCTGGTCCAGGCCTTCGCCCGCATCCTGGCGTCCATCCGCGAATCGCCCGAGGTGGTGGTGGAGCCGGAGGAGGTCACGGTGGCCCAGCAGATGGAGGCGATCATGCAACTGGTCGCAGCCACCGCGGGTCCCGTGACCTTCCGGGCCTGCTTTTCCGGCCGCGCCCGCCGCATCGAGGTGGTGGTCACCTTCCTGGCCCTGCTGGAGCTCATTCGCCTCGGCCGGGTCCGGGTCCGCCAGGACCGGGCCTTCGGCGAGATCGTCCTGTACCCCGGGCCGGCTGCCGGCCAGCCCCTCGATCCGGAACGGGAGCCTGCGGCGCCGGGCACGAACCCGGCCCCAGGCGGCGCGCCGGGGGGGACGCCGGCATGA
- a CDS encoding sigma-70 family RNA polymerase sigma factor: MEDRLWERARQGDGQARERLVALHMPLVRHVARRFAGFGHDLDDLIQAGTIGLLQAIDGFDPSRGYQFSTYAVPVILGEIRRWLRASNPAGLSRAMRARVAEIRRVADAMEQELGRRPPAAAVAQRLGCDVADVTFALEAAQSPVSLDEPLSAEPDAASRGDRLPAPGDPDWSDTVAVRAALAQLPPRLRTIIALRFFRDLTQAEVAAAVGLSQPQVSRLEKMALAQLRSLLAGEGVAAAATGEAVRGGPC; this comes from the coding sequence GTGGAAGATCGGTTATGGGAGCGGGCGCGCCAGGGCGACGGGCAGGCCCGGGAGCGCCTGGTGGCCCTGCACATGCCCCTGGTACGCCATGTGGCGCGCCGTTTCGCCGGCTTCGGCCACGACCTGGACGACCTGATCCAGGCCGGGACCATCGGCCTGTTGCAGGCCATCGACGGCTTTGACCCGTCCCGCGGTTACCAGTTCTCCACCTACGCGGTGCCCGTCATCCTGGGCGAGATCCGCCGCTGGCTGCGGGCCAGCAACCCGGCGGGGTTGAGTCGCGCCATGCGCGCGCGGGTCGCCGAGATCCGCAGGGTGGCGGACGCCATGGAGCAGGAACTGGGTCGGCGGCCGCCGGCGGCCGCCGTCGCCCAGCGGTTGGGATGCGATGTGGCCGACGTGACCTTCGCCCTGGAAGCGGCCCAGAGCCCCGTGTCCCTGGACGAGCCCCTGTCCGCCGAACCCGACGCCGCCTCCCGCGGCGACCGGCTGCCGGCGCCGGGAGATCCGGACTGGAGCGACACCGTCGCCGTACGGGCCGCCCTGGCCCAGTTGCCTCCGCGGCTGCGCACCATCATCGCCCTGCGCTTCTTCCGCGACCTGACCCAGGCGGAGGTCGCTGCGGCGGTGGGTCTTTCCCAGCCCCAAGTGTCGCGGCTGGAGAAGATGGCCCTGGCCCAGTTGCGCAGCCTGCTGGCGGGCGAGGGGGTGGCCGCGGCCGCCACGGGTGAAGCCGTGCGGGGCGGGCCTTGCTGA
- the spoIIAB gene encoding anti-sigma F factor — MSRRAAAPRWLELRLSSQAENVGVARVAVAAFAAQLPFTLSELEEIKVAVSEAVTNAVVHGYGHDHGVVTVRAGHDGRRLWVEVADSGRGIADIEQARQPAFSTDPERMGMGFAFMEAFMDQVDVESVPGAGTTVRMYKRPRPQEGSGTPDEPARPGVAGPAPAALQSTGAPPSQAEAAAGRVEEPGPAGPVAGR, encoded by the coding sequence ATGTCCCGCCGCGCCGCCGCACCTCGCTGGCTGGAGCTGCGCCTGTCCAGCCAGGCGGAAAACGTGGGGGTGGCGCGGGTGGCCGTGGCCGCCTTCGCCGCCCAGCTGCCCTTCACCTTGAGCGAGCTGGAAGAGATCAAGGTGGCCGTCTCCGAGGCGGTGACCAATGCCGTCGTCCACGGTTACGGCCACGACCATGGCGTGGTGACCGTCCGCGCCGGGCACGACGGCCGCCGCCTCTGGGTCGAGGTGGCCGACAGCGGCCGCGGCATTGCGGACATCGAGCAGGCGCGCCAGCCCGCGTTCTCCACCGACCCCGAGCGCATGGGCATGGGCTTCGCGTTCATGGAGGCCTTCATGGACCAGGTGGACGTGGAGTCGGTGCCCGGCGCCGGAACCACGGTCCGCATGTACAAGCGGCCCCGGCCCCAGGAGGGCAGCGGGACGCCCGACGAGCCGGCCCGCCCGGGCGTTGCCGGGCCTGCCCCCGCTGCCCTCCAGTCCACCGGAGCACCGCCGTCCCAGGCGGAAGCGGCCGCAGGCCGGGTCGAGGAACCCGGCCCTGCAGGCCCCGTTGCCGGCCGCTAG
- the ytfJ gene encoding GerW family sporulation protein codes for MSQHPIQGLMQTAMESLKQMVDVNTVVGDAVEAKDGTVIVPVSRVSVGFVAGGGEYGREPRRTEAGGAAWPFAGGSGAGVSVQPVGFLVVGQGRVRLLPVAEGAFLDRIIDAAPEVLERVRRFWTARDGMVGGAVGQAGAAGRPRTAAGTGGTWGNGGATGQPGATGPAGAAGTGGLGTSGGAAGTASRSPWPAGAIGDESGVLD; via the coding sequence GTGAGCCAGCATCCCATCCAGGGTTTGATGCAGACGGCCATGGAAAGCCTCAAGCAGATGGTCGATGTCAACACCGTGGTGGGCGATGCCGTGGAGGCCAAGGACGGCACGGTGATCGTCCCCGTGTCCCGGGTCTCGGTGGGGTTCGTGGCGGGCGGCGGAGAGTACGGCCGGGAACCCCGGCGCACCGAAGCCGGCGGCGCCGCCTGGCCCTTCGCGGGCGGCAGCGGGGCGGGAGTGAGCGTCCAGCCCGTGGGCTTTCTCGTGGTGGGGCAGGGCCGGGTGCGCCTGCTACCCGTGGCCGAGGGCGCCTTCCTGGATCGCATCATTGACGCCGCGCCTGAGGTGCTGGAGCGGGTGCGCCGCTTCTGGACAGCCCGGGACGGCATGGTCGGCGGGGCGGTGGGACAGGCCGGTGCCGCCGGGCGGCCCCGGACCGCTGCCGGTACCGGTGGCACCTGGGGGAACGGCGGCGCCACGGGGCAGCCGGGGGCGACGGGGCCGGCGGGAGCCGCCGGCACGGGGGGGCTGGGCACCTCCGGTGGCGCGGCCGGAACTGCCAGCCGGTCCCCGTGGCCCGCCGGTGCCATCGGCGACGAGAGCGGGGTGCTGGACTAG
- the scpB gene encoding SMC-Scp complex subunit ScpB, translating into MSTGPVRGAVEALLFVAGEPLPASRMAQILGVSEAVVRKALEELAQACRAPGRGIELVEVAGGWQLVTRPEYSRAVEELLQPRRQALSRAALETLAIIAYRQPVTRAEIEAIRGVQSDAGLRALLERGLVREVGRKEAPGRPILYGTTPLFLQQFGLRDLSELPPPSTFAAGAGPGPEQPAGAGDTATPSGSHPDAEPQPGTPPVPRAAS; encoded by the coding sequence ATGAGCACCGGTCCGGTCCGGGGCGCGGTGGAGGCCCTGCTCTTCGTGGCGGGGGAACCGCTCCCCGCCAGCCGCATGGCCCAAATCCTGGGTGTCAGCGAAGCCGTGGTACGGAAGGCCCTGGAAGAACTGGCCCAGGCCTGCCGCGCGCCCGGGCGGGGCATCGAGCTGGTGGAGGTGGCGGGCGGCTGGCAGCTGGTGACCCGGCCCGAGTACAGCCGCGCCGTGGAGGAACTGCTGCAGCCGCGACGCCAGGCCCTTTCCCGGGCCGCCCTGGAGACCCTGGCCATCATCGCCTACCGCCAGCCCGTCACCCGGGCGGAAATCGAGGCCATTCGCGGTGTCCAGTCCGATGCCGGCCTGCGCGCCCTGCTGGAACGGGGGCTGGTGCGTGAGGTGGGGCGCAAGGAGGCCCCCGGCCGGCCCATCCTCTACGGCACCACGCCGCTGTTCCTCCAGCAGTTTGGCCTGCGCGACCTGAGCGAGCTGCCGCCGCCCAGCACCTTCGCAGCGGGGGCCGGCCCGGGGCCGGAGCAGCCCGCCGGCGCCGGCGACACGGCCACGCCTTCCGGCTCGCACCCGGATGCCGAGCCCCAGCCGGGTACGCCACCGGTTCCCAGGGCGGCCTCCTAG
- a CDS encoding spore germination protein — protein MTQRAGSPGRGAGQMAASITRAVHHQEQKHRIRRELEANLEYIRRTLGAGETFDVLIKPSRFAGRDAVLVGIDGLVKTDVLLRIMQALAVFEPDEPAQEDERLWFTQVFVEGIGFIEVDPAETLDDVIDKVLMGPVALLVDGLDHAFIIDVRTYPGRGIAEPALEKVLRGPHDGFTETLVHNTALIRRRLRDPQFRAEVLRIGRRSKTDVAMVYLKDVANPELVKLVRERLKAIETDAIPMAESAVVEHLMGPRRWWNPFPLVRFTERPDVAAVHLIEGHVLILVDTSPSAIILPTTLFHHLQHAEEFHENATTGTWARLIRYAGVLLSWLGPPLWVALVLDKGQLQGLPDQLVSILGPRKPAGIGLEWQFILGEVGIELIRLALIHTPEALSTSLGIIGAVLIGQLAVEVGMFTNEAILYIALAALGTFATPSVELAQAFRLLRVALLVLAGALGIPGFLIGVLLSLVLLLGTRSFGVPYLWPLVPFDGRVLARMLLRQPMTVRVARDRTFPRPAGEGEEAGGPQPA, from the coding sequence ATGACGCAGCGGGCGGGTTCGCCCGGACGGGGTGCCGGCCAGATGGCGGCGTCCATCACCCGGGCCGTCCACCACCAGGAGCAGAAGCACCGCATCCGGCGAGAGCTGGAAGCCAACCTGGAGTACATCCGCCGGACCCTGGGAGCGGGCGAGACCTTTGACGTCTTGATCAAGCCCTCCCGTTTCGCAGGGCGCGACGCCGTGCTGGTGGGCATCGACGGCCTGGTCAAGACCGACGTGCTGCTGCGCATCATGCAGGCCCTGGCCGTCTTCGAGCCCGACGAACCGGCCCAGGAGGACGAGCGCCTCTGGTTCACCCAGGTCTTCGTGGAAGGCATCGGCTTCATCGAGGTCGACCCGGCGGAAACCCTGGACGACGTGATCGACAAGGTGCTGATGGGGCCCGTGGCCCTGCTGGTGGACGGCCTGGACCACGCCTTCATCATCGACGTCCGGACCTACCCCGGACGGGGGATCGCCGAGCCGGCCCTGGAGAAAGTGCTGCGCGGGCCCCATGACGGGTTCACCGAGACCCTGGTCCACAACACCGCCCTGATTCGCCGGCGCCTGCGGGACCCCCAGTTCCGGGCGGAGGTCCTGCGCATCGGGCGGCGCTCCAAAACCGACGTGGCCATGGTCTATCTGAAGGACGTAGCCAATCCGGAGCTGGTGAAGCTGGTTCGGGAGCGCCTTAAGGCCATCGAGACGGACGCCATCCCCATGGCCGAGTCGGCGGTGGTGGAGCACCTGATGGGACCGCGCCGGTGGTGGAACCCCTTCCCCCTGGTGCGGTTCACCGAGCGGCCCGATGTGGCCGCGGTCCACCTGATCGAGGGCCACGTTCTCATTCTGGTGGACACGAGCCCCTCGGCCATCATCCTGCCGACCACCCTGTTCCACCACCTGCAGCATGCCGAGGAGTTCCACGAGAACGCCACCACCGGCACATGGGCCCGGCTGATCCGGTACGCGGGGGTGCTCCTCTCGTGGCTGGGGCCGCCCCTCTGGGTGGCCCTGGTGCTGGACAAGGGCCAGCTGCAGGGCCTGCCCGACCAGCTGGTCTCCATCCTGGGTCCTCGTAAACCGGCCGGTATTGGGCTGGAGTGGCAATTCATCCTGGGCGAGGTGGGCATCGAGCTGATCCGGCTGGCGCTGATCCATACCCCGGAGGCCTTGTCCACGTCCCTGGGCATCATCGGCGCCGTCCTCATCGGCCAGCTGGCGGTGGAGGTCGGCATGTTCACCAACGAGGCCATCCTGTACATCGCCCTGGCGGCCCTGGGGACCTTCGCGACACCCAGCGTGGAGCTGGCCCAGGCCTTCCGGCTGCTGCGGGTAGCCCTCCTGGTCCTGGCCGGCGCCCTGGGGATCCCGGGCTTCCTGATCGGCGTGCTGCTGTCCCTGGTGCTGCTGCTCGGCACCCGTTCCTTCGGGGTGCCCTACCTGTGGCCGCTGGTTCCCTTCGACGGCCGGGTCCTGGCCCGCATGCTGCTGAGACAGCCCATGACGGTCCGGGTGGCCCGGGACCGAACCTTCCCTCGACCTGCCGGGGAGGGGGAAGAAGCCGGCGGGCCGCAGCCGGCCTGA
- a CDS encoding anti-sigma factor antagonist (This anti-anti-sigma factor, or anti-sigma factor antagonist, belongs to a family that includes characterized members SpoIIAA, RsbV, RsfA, and RsfB.), with protein sequence MQVQLDWTGRTLVARLAGDFDEHGAEVFRLEIERAVRRRAYDHLVVNLQKVHFIDSSGLGALLGRYRRAREDGARVSMVSAPPHVRAVLQMAGILQWIPLYDDEPTALGAGRGVVQG encoded by the coding sequence TTGCAGGTCCAGCTGGACTGGACGGGACGCACCCTCGTCGCCCGGCTGGCGGGAGACTTCGACGAGCACGGGGCCGAGGTCTTCCGCCTGGAGATCGAGCGCGCCGTCCGCCGGCGCGCCTACGACCATCTGGTGGTGAACCTCCAGAAGGTCCACTTCATCGACAGCTCCGGCCTGGGCGCCCTGCTGGGCCGGTACCGGCGGGCCCGGGAAGACGGCGCCCGGGTCAGCATGGTCAGCGCACCGCCCCACGTGAGGGCGGTACTTCAGATGGCGGGGATCCTGCAGTGGATTCCCCTCTACGACGACGAGCCCACCGCGCTGGGTGCGGGCCGGGGGGTGGTTCAGGGATGA
- a CDS encoding dodecin family protein, which produces MPEVVKVIELVGESTKDWTDAVSNAVAEACKTIDNVSGVEVANLTANVDNGRIVEWKANVKVAFKVDNSRRGV; this is translated from the coding sequence GTGCCTGAAGTGGTGAAGGTCATCGAGCTGGTCGGCGAATCGACCAAGGACTGGACCGATGCCGTCAGCAACGCGGTGGCGGAAGCCTGCAAGACCATCGACAACGTCTCCGGCGTGGAGGTTGCCAACCTGACGGCGAACGTGGACAACGGCCGGATCGTCGAGTGGAAGGCCAACGTCAAGGTAGCCTTCAAGGTCGACAACAGCCGGCGCGGCGTCTGA
- a CDS encoding D-alanyl-D-alanine carboxypeptidase family protein, producing the protein MPEPRRRPGGSPPVGKRRPEGPAGWKRGIAALAVTAVVIGSVLAIAPAAPVAAAPAPGPGERPPAGNAGEAGGPGFPTRSAALLVMDPASGQILWEKNGDEPRHPASISKLMTLLLTLEAIDAGQIRLQDQVTVSPRAQGTPGSTAFLEAGERITVEDLIKAVAVASANDACVALAEYISGDVSRFVQRMNQRAAELGMTQTRFVDPHGLTDQPGNRMSARDVALLSRYLINHHPEILRYTSIWEDWLRKGTDREFWLTNTNKLVAWYEGVDGLKTGLTEESGPSVVVTARKGDDRFIVVVLGAPDSNTRWREASRLLDWAFASFDSVPVAQPGQALRAVRVAEGRRLQVPVTVEEVFGVTVPRGEGGRVRWDLEVTEPVPAPVAPGQRVGRIVARDGQRELASAPVVAAQAVERAGPPTLLARLFGWTWPMR; encoded by the coding sequence GTGCCCGAGCCGCGTCGGCGGCCCGGCGGGAGCCCGCCCGTGGGGAAGCGACGGCCAGAAGGGCCTGCAGGGTGGAAGCGCGGCATCGCCGCCCTGGCGGTGACGGCGGTGGTGATAGGCAGCGTGCTGGCCATCGCCCCGGCCGCTCCGGTGGCGGCGGCCCCGGCCCCCGGGCCGGGCGAGCGGCCACCGGCGGGGAATGCCGGGGAGGCAGGAGGTCCCGGCTTCCCGACCCGGTCCGCCGCCCTGCTGGTCATGGACCCCGCCAGCGGCCAGATCCTCTGGGAGAAGAACGGCGACGAGCCCCGCCATCCGGCCAGCATCAGCAAGCTCATGACCCTCCTGCTCACCCTGGAGGCCATCGATGCCGGCCAGATCCGCCTGCAGGACCAGGTGACGGTGAGCCCCCGCGCCCAGGGCACGCCGGGGAGCACGGCGTTTCTGGAGGCCGGCGAGCGGATCACCGTCGAAGACCTGATCAAGGCCGTGGCCGTCGCTTCCGCCAACGACGCTTGCGTGGCCCTGGCGGAGTACATCAGCGGCGACGTGAGCCGGTTCGTCCAGCGGATGAACCAGCGGGCCGCCGAGCTGGGCATGACGCAGACCCGCTTCGTCGACCCCCACGGCCTGACCGACCAGCCGGGCAACCGCATGAGCGCCCGGGACGTGGCCCTCCTGAGCCGCTACCTGATCAACCACCACCCGGAGATCCTGCGCTACACCTCCATCTGGGAGGACTGGCTGCGCAAGGGCACCGATCGCGAGTTCTGGCTGACCAACACCAACAAGCTGGTGGCCTGGTACGAGGGCGTCGACGGCCTGAAGACCGGCCTGACCGAGGAATCGGGGCCGTCGGTGGTGGTCACGGCCCGCAAGGGCGACGATCGCTTCATCGTGGTGGTGCTGGGGGCGCCGGACAGCAACACCCGCTGGCGCGAGGCCAGCCGCCTGCTGGACTGGGCCTTCGCCTCCTTCGACTCCGTTCCCGTCGCCCAGCCCGGCCAGGCCCTGCGGGCGGTACGGGTGGCCGAAGGCCGCCGGTTGCAGGTGCCCGTGACGGTGGAAGAGGTCTTTGGTGTGACGGTCCCCCGGGGTGAGGGGGGCCGGGTCCGCTGGGACCTGGAGGTAACGGAGCCCGTCCCGGCCCCGGTGGCACCCGGGCAGCGCGTCGGGCGCATCGTCGCCCGGGACGGCCAGCGGGAGCTGGCCTCGGCCCCCGTGGTGGCCGCCCAGGCGGTGGAACGGGCCGGCCCGCCCACCTTGCTGGCCCGCCTCTTCGGCTGGACCTGGCCGATGCGCTAG
- a CDS encoding site-2 protease family protein, giving the protein MPGLFDPIGMLVAAPGLLLALVLHEYAHARVAHQLGDPTPRAMGRLTLDPLAHLDPVGTLLLVVFGFGWARPVPVNPWHFRNPLAGMALVAAAGPLTNLALAYLTLVAWYLWQPAGLVGEAVTHIAVINVYLAVFNLIPIPPLDGSRVLRAVLGRGGHWLDTLESYGWLLVILLVATGVLGAVLHPAATVVLAGLSQAAGAITGAR; this is encoded by the coding sequence GTGCCGGGGCTCTTCGACCCGATTGGAATGCTGGTGGCGGCGCCGGGGCTCTTGCTGGCGCTGGTCCTGCACGAATACGCCCATGCCCGGGTGGCCCACCAGCTGGGCGATCCCACGCCGCGGGCCATGGGCCGCCTGACCCTGGATCCTCTGGCCCACCTGGACCCGGTGGGCACCCTGTTGCTGGTGGTCTTCGGCTTCGGGTGGGCGCGACCGGTCCCCGTCAACCCGTGGCACTTCCGCAACCCGCTGGCCGGCATGGCCCTGGTGGCGGCCGCGGGCCCGCTGACCAACCTGGCCCTGGCCTACCTCACCCTGGTGGCCTGGTATCTCTGGCAGCCTGCGGGACTGGTGGGGGAGGCCGTGACCCACATCGCGGTGATCAACGTCTACCTGGCGGTGTTCAACCTGATCCCCATCCCGCCGCTGGACGGGTCCCGGGTCCTGCGGGCCGTGCTCGGCCGCGGCGGGCACTGGCTGGACACCCTGGAGTCCTACGGGTGGCTGCTGGTGATCCTGCTGGTGGCCACCGGCGTGCTGGGCGCCGTGCTCCACCCGGCCGCCACCGTGGTGCTGGCGGGGCTATCCCAGGCCGCCGGCGCCATCACAGGGGCCCGCTGA
- a CDS encoding SpoVA/SpoVAEb family sporulation membrane protein, with amino-acid sequence MSYFWAFVVGGALCTLAQLVLDLTPPRFTQGHVMVLFVVLGAIAGGLGLYRPLVELAGAGATIPLPGFGFALVEGALKGAGQGLAGILAGGLAATALGLTVAVLGGLLTALLFNPKG; translated from the coding sequence ATGAGCTACTTCTGGGCCTTCGTGGTGGGCGGGGCCCTTTGCACCCTGGCCCAACTGGTCCTGGACCTGACCCCGCCCCGCTTCACCCAGGGGCATGTGATGGTCCTCTTCGTGGTGCTAGGCGCCATCGCCGGCGGCTTGGGCCTGTACCGGCCCCTGGTCGAGCTGGCTGGAGCCGGCGCCACCATCCCTCTGCCGGGCTTCGGCTTTGCCCTGGTGGAGGGTGCCCTGAAGGGCGCGGGGCAGGGGCTGGCCGGGATCCTGGCCGGCGGCCTGGCGGCGACGGCCCTGGGCCTGACGGTGGCGGTGCTGGGCGGCCTGCTCACGGCCCTGCTGTTCAATCCCAAGGGTTGA
- a CDS encoding stage V sporulation protein AD: protein MASLTAVATLLEKGRSAHLGQVRRQGQGRRVGQQTLVFHNRPRIAAAAAVAGPKEAEGPLGAYWDRTYPDRLLGQRSWERAERRMSLDAAVLALEKAGLEPADIDLHLAGDLMNQLTCASFTAAELDIPYLGLFAACATWAAALGLGALLTDAGYAARVLCTTSSHHDTAERQYRFPTELGNQRPATAQWTATGAAAAVLVGEARPLPEGWTGGQNPPEARGTSRPDAGPATGGTGDPAPRHRGGAGSQEDRPAGGAAARAAGEDRPGGGLPVVITHATFGRVIDMGLTDPFDMGSAMAPAAADTIRQHLQDTGRRPGDYDLIVTGDLARYGHRLLVELLREQGYDAEGVLADCGLMLYDASQGVYAGGSGTACSGMVSAGYLLRRMEQGDLGRILLVCTGCLHSTTTYKQGDSLPTVAHAVALEVDRVQPGSSTPQDGTRGGTGGGTGGGRDGR, encoded by the coding sequence GTGGCTTCGCTGACGGCTGTTGCGACCTTGCTGGAAAAGGGGCGGAGCGCGCACCTGGGCCAGGTCCGGCGGCAGGGCCAGGGCCGCCGGGTCGGACAGCAGACCCTGGTGTTCCACAACCGCCCGCGCATCGCCGCCGCTGCTGCCGTGGCCGGGCCCAAGGAAGCGGAAGGCCCCCTGGGCGCGTACTGGGACCGCACCTATCCCGACCGGCTGCTGGGGCAGCGCTCCTGGGAGCGGGCGGAGCGGCGGATGTCCCTCGACGCGGCGGTGCTGGCCCTGGAAAAGGCCGGGCTGGAGCCGGCGGACATCGATCTCCACCTGGCCGGGGATCTGATGAACCAGCTGACGTGTGCCAGCTTCACGGCAGCCGAGCTGGACATCCCCTATCTGGGCCTGTTTGCCGCCTGCGCCACCTGGGCCGCCGCCCTGGGCCTGGGGGCCCTGCTGACCGACGCGGGGTATGCCGCCCGGGTCCTCTGCACCACCTCCAGTCACCACGACACGGCGGAACGCCAGTACCGGTTCCCCACGGAGCTGGGCAACCAGCGACCGGCCACGGCCCAGTGGACGGCCACGGGGGCGGCAGCGGCCGTGCTGGTGGGGGAGGCCCGCCCCCTGCCGGAGGGATGGACCGGCGGGCAGAATCCTCCGGAAGCACGAGGTACGTCACGCCCTGACGCCGGCCCCGCAACCGGCGGTACAGGGGACCCCGCCCCACGGCACCGGGGCGGGGCGGGTTCACAGGAGGACCGGCCGGCCGGAGGCGCGGCGGCAAGGGCCGCGGGCGAGGACCGGCCCGGCGGCGGCCTGCCCGTGGTGATCACCCACGCCACCTTTGGCCGGGTCATCGACATGGGGCTCACGGACCCCTTCGACATGGGCTCGGCCATGGCGCCGGCGGCGGCCGACACCATCCGCCAGCACCTGCAGGACACGGGCCGGCGTCCCGGCGATTACGACCTGATCGTGACGGGCGATTTGGCGCGCTACGGCCACCGGCTGCTGGTGGAACTGCTGCGCGAGCAGGGGTACGACGCCGAAGGGGTGCTGGCCGACTGCGGCCTGATGCTCTACGACGCCTCCCAGGGGGTTTACGCCGGCGGCAGCGGCACCGCCTGTTCGGGCATGGTCAGTGCCGGCTACCTTTTGCGGCGCATGGAGCAGGGCGATCTTGGCCGGATCCTCCTGGTCTGCACCGGCTGCCTGCACAGCACCACCACCTACAAGCAGGGCGACAGCCTGCCCACGGTGGCCCACGCCGTGGCCCTGGAGGTGGACCGCGTCCAGCCGGGCAGCAGCACCCCGCAGGACGGCACCCGCGGCGGGACAGGCGGGGGAACAGGCGGCGGGAGGGACGGGCGATGA
- a CDS encoding SpoVA/SpoVAEb family sporulation membrane protein, producing the protein MARASKEQTQAYQKAVQRILPPKPIARNALMAFLVGGSICTAGQVVLNLLKNAGLPATDAASWTGAAFILIGLFLTGLGVYDDLGRVGGMGAFLPITGFANSIGSAAMEFKREGWVLGLGARMFQIAGPVIVYGVAAATVMAGLLTLFGGTRAALGGP; encoded by the coding sequence ATGGCAAGGGCAAGCAAGGAGCAGACCCAGGCGTACCAGAAGGCGGTCCAGCGCATCCTGCCCCCCAAGCCCATCGCCCGCAACGCGTTGATGGCCTTTCTCGTCGGCGGCAGCATCTGCACGGCCGGGCAGGTGGTCCTCAACCTGCTGAAGAACGCCGGCCTGCCGGCAACCGACGCCGCTTCCTGGACCGGGGCGGCATTCATCCTGATCGGGCTTTTCCTGACGGGGCTGGGGGTGTACGACGACCTGGGCAGGGTGGGTGGCATGGGGGCCTTCCTGCCCATCACGGGCTTTGCGAACTCCATCGGCTCGGCGGCCATGGAGTTCAAGCGCGAGGGCTGGGTGCTGGGGCTGGGGGCCCGCATGTTCCAGATCGCCGGCCCGGTCATCGTCTACGGCGTCGCCGCCGCCACGGTGATGGCGGGCTTGCTGACTCTGTTCGGCGGCACCCGGGCCGCCCTGGGCGGGCCCTGA